From Skermanella sp. TT6, a single genomic window includes:
- the ybeY gene encoding rRNA maturation RNase YbeY, with protein MTASAHPPLEISVGLEAGDWEDLVADAEGRVEAAARAAFAAAEHPDVLRGAAAAEMSLVLADDAMVRTLNRDYRGKDKPTNVLSFALLDDAGDADDDLASHPGMPILIGDVILACETVRREAAEQGKPVEDHLTHLVIHGVLHLLGYDHETDPDADRMERLETSILAGMGIADPYAGPPPDPDRSPRDPDVSG; from the coding sequence ATGACGGCATCGGCCCACCCGCCGCTGGAGATCTCGGTCGGCCTGGAAGCCGGCGACTGGGAAGACCTGGTCGCGGACGCCGAGGGGCGGGTCGAGGCCGCGGCCCGCGCGGCCTTCGCCGCGGCCGAGCATCCGGACGTCCTGCGCGGCGCGGCGGCGGCCGAGATGAGCCTCGTGCTCGCCGACGACGCCATGGTCCGGACGCTCAACCGCGATTATCGCGGCAAGGACAAGCCGACCAACGTCCTCTCTTTCGCGTTGCTCGACGATGCCGGGGACGCCGATGATGACTTGGCGTCGCATCCGGGAATGCCTATACTGATCGGAGACGTGATCCTGGCCTGTGAAACCGTGCGGCGCGAAGCCGCCGAACAGGGAAAGCCGGTCGAGGATCATCTGACGCACCTGGTAATTCATGGCGTGCTCCATCTTCTCGGTTATGATCACGAGACCGACCCCGACGCCGACCGCATGGAAAGGCTGGAAACCAGCATTCTCGCCGGCATGGGCATCGCCGATCCCTATGCCGGGCCGCCGCCGGACCCCGATCGATCGCCTCGCGATCCGGACGTGTCCGGGTGA
- a CDS encoding PhoH family protein, which produces MTGSPDRRIDLAFDDNRLLPLLYGEHDSHLARIETQLGVSLISRGNTLTIAGPPDASESARAALDALWERLKRGMVVGTAEVDAALRMATGVGDGAARELAMQAIARPDFNVKTKRRSISPRSPTQAAYIQALQENELVFGLGPAGTGKTYLAVAQAVVMLTSGQVDRIVLSRPAVEAGERLGFLPGDLREKIDPYLRPLYDALYDMLPAEQVARRLGNGEIEIAPLAFMRGRTLANAYVILDEAQNTTPMQMKMFLTRLGENGRMAVTGDTSQIDLPSGTRSGLKDAIEILHGVPGVSFVHFGDADVVRHPLVGRIVRAYDRHDAERKAGRPGEEARREDGRR; this is translated from the coding sequence TTGACGGGGTCACCCGACCGTCGCATCGACCTGGCCTTCGACGACAACCGGCTGCTGCCGCTGCTCTATGGCGAGCATGACAGCCATCTCGCCCGGATCGAGACCCAGCTCGGCGTCTCGCTGATCAGCCGCGGCAACACCCTGACCATCGCCGGCCCGCCCGACGCGTCGGAGAGCGCCCGCGCGGCGCTCGACGCGCTGTGGGAGCGGCTGAAGCGCGGCATGGTCGTCGGCACGGCGGAGGTTGACGCGGCGCTGCGCATGGCGACCGGGGTCGGCGACGGCGCCGCCCGCGAGCTTGCCATGCAGGCGATCGCCCGGCCCGACTTCAACGTCAAGACCAAGCGCCGGTCGATCTCGCCGCGGTCGCCGACCCAGGCGGCCTACATCCAGGCGCTCCAGGAGAACGAGCTGGTCTTCGGGCTGGGTCCCGCCGGCACCGGCAAGACCTACCTGGCCGTGGCCCAGGCGGTCGTCATGCTGACCAGCGGCCAGGTGGACCGGATCGTGCTGTCCCGCCCGGCGGTCGAGGCGGGCGAGCGGCTGGGCTTCCTGCCCGGCGACCTGCGGGAGAAGATCGACCCCTACCTGCGCCCGCTCTACGACGCGCTGTACGACATGCTGCCGGCCGAGCAGGTCGCCCGCCGGCTGGGCAACGGCGAGATCGAGATCGCCCCGCTCGCCTTCATGCGCGGCCGGACGCTGGCGAACGCGTACGTCATCCTGGACGAGGCGCAGAACACCACGCCGATGCAGATGAAGATGTTCCTGACCCGCCTGGGCGAGAACGGACGCATGGCGGTGACCGGCGACACCAGCCAGATCGACCTGCCCTCGGGCACCCGGTCGGGCCTGAAGGACGCGATCGAGATCCTGCACGGCGTGCCGGGCGTCAGCTTCGTCCATTTCGGCGACGCCGACGTGGTCCGCCATCCGCTGGTCGGCCGCATCGTCCGCGCCTACGACCGGCACGACGCCGAGCGCAAGGCCGGCCGGCCCGGAGAGGAAGCGCGCCGGGAAGACGGGCGGCGATGA
- a CDS encoding helicase HerA-like domain-containing protein, which produces MAGGEGIFVGKGEESQVLPLKYANRHGLIAGATGTGKTVSLQVLAEGFSRAGVPVFLADVKGDLAGISQPGGGNPKVAERAALLGIADPASDGCPTVPWDLFGEQGHPIRATVSEMGPLLLARLLELNDVQEGVLNLTFKVADDEGLLLLDLKDLRAMLGHVADNAATFAPRYGTVSKASVGAIQRQLLVLEQQGAESFFGEPALELADLMRVAPDGRGIVNLLAADKLMRSPRLYATFLLWLLSELFEELPEAGDLPKPKLVFFFDEAHLLFDDAPKALVDKVEQVVRLIRSKGVGVYFITQNPLDIPEDVLGQLGNRVQHALRAFTPRDQRAVRAAAETFRANPKFSAAAAIQELAVGEALVSLLEAKGIPSVVDRVMMAPPGCRLGPIGAAERADLLSRSPVKGRYDHPIDRHSAYEHLRERAEKPVMEPAPPRKPAARQPRAAAPRQSPGEAMVNSALRSLGTQLGRQIARGILGAIMKR; this is translated from the coding sequence ATGGCTGGGGGTGAGGGCATCTTCGTGGGCAAGGGGGAGGAAAGCCAGGTCCTTCCGCTGAAATACGCCAACCGGCACGGGCTGATCGCCGGGGCGACCGGGACCGGCAAGACGGTGTCGCTCCAGGTGCTGGCGGAAGGGTTCTCCCGGGCCGGCGTGCCGGTCTTCCTGGCCGACGTCAAGGGCGACCTCGCCGGTATCAGCCAGCCCGGCGGCGGCAATCCCAAGGTCGCGGAGCGGGCGGCGCTCCTGGGCATCGCGGACCCGGCGTCGGACGGCTGCCCGACGGTGCCGTGGGACCTGTTCGGCGAGCAGGGGCATCCGATCCGCGCCACCGTCTCGGAGATGGGGCCGCTGCTGCTGGCCCGCCTGCTGGAGCTGAACGACGTCCAGGAAGGCGTGCTGAACCTCACCTTCAAGGTCGCCGACGACGAAGGGCTCCTGCTGCTCGACCTGAAGGACCTGCGCGCCATGCTGGGCCATGTGGCCGACAACGCCGCGACGTTCGCGCCGCGCTACGGCACCGTCAGCAAGGCGTCGGTCGGCGCGATCCAGCGCCAGCTCCTGGTGCTGGAGCAGCAGGGGGCGGAAAGCTTCTTCGGCGAGCCGGCGCTGGAGCTGGCCGACCTGATGCGGGTGGCGCCGGACGGGCGCGGCATCGTCAACCTGCTGGCCGCCGACAAGCTGATGCGGTCGCCCCGCCTCTACGCGACCTTCCTGCTGTGGCTGCTGTCGGAGCTGTTCGAGGAGCTGCCCGAGGCCGGCGACCTGCCCAAGCCCAAGCTGGTGTTCTTCTTCGACGAGGCGCACCTGCTGTTCGACGACGCGCCCAAGGCGCTGGTGGACAAGGTCGAGCAGGTGGTCAGGCTGATCCGCTCCAAGGGGGTGGGCGTCTATTTCATCACCCAGAACCCGCTCGACATCCCGGAGGACGTGCTGGGCCAGCTCGGCAACCGGGTCCAGCACGCGCTGCGCGCCTTCACCCCGCGCGACCAGCGGGCGGTGCGCGCCGCCGCCGAGACCTTCCGGGCCAACCCGAAATTCAGCGCCGCCGCGGCGATCCAGGAACTGGCGGTCGGCGAGGCGCTGGTCTCCCTGCTGGAGGCCAAGGGCATTCCCTCGGTCGTGGACCGGGTGATGATGGCGCCGCCCGGCTGCCGCCTCGGGCCGATCGGCGCCGCCGAGCGGGCCGACCTGCTCTCCCGCAGCCCGGTGAAGGGCCGCTACGACCACCCGATCGACCGGCACTCCGCCTATGAGCACCTGCGCGAGCGGGCGGAGAAGCCGGTCATGGAGCCGGCGCCGCCCCGGAAACCGGCGGCCCGCCAGCCCCGTGCCGCGGCGCCGCGCCAGTCCCCGGGGGAGGCGATGGTCAACAGCGCGCTGCGCAGCCTCGGAACGCAGTTGGGCCGGCAGATCGCGCGGGGTATCCTGGGCGCCATCATGAAGCGCTGA
- the miaB gene encoding tRNA (N6-isopentenyl adenosine(37)-C2)-methylthiotransferase MiaB: MNVYDSARMADVLAPLGYRPVEAPEGADMVILNTCHIREKASEKVFSELGRLRLEKNRQAADEAGRRMIIAVAGCVAQAEGEEIMARAPFVDMVFGPQTYHQLPEMVARASRAAGERVLNTDFPVESKFDFLPGESADAGVSAFLSVQEGCDKFCTFCVVPYTRGAEFSRPAAQILAEARRMAASGTREITLLGQNVNAYHGDGPAGGTWGLGRLIREVAAIDGVERIRYTTSHPRDMEDDLIAAHGEVPQLMPFVHLPVQSGSDRILAAMNRKHTADDYRRLIDRMRAARPDLALSSDFIVGFPGERDADFAETLRLVTDIGYAQAYSFKYSARPGTPAAGLDDAQVPEPVKNERLAALQQLLNAQQVAFNQACVGRVLPVLLDRSGKRPGQLMGRSPFMQSVPVTAPQRLAGTVVDVLISAAHANSLAGEPVLADGVTVSGPAAPAPPVDFSNPPAWEATA, encoded by the coding sequence ATGAACGTCTATGACAGCGCCCGCATGGCCGATGTCCTGGCGCCGCTGGGCTATCGGCCGGTCGAGGCCCCCGAGGGGGCCGACATGGTCATCCTGAACACCTGCCATATCCGCGAGAAGGCTTCGGAGAAGGTCTTTTCCGAGCTGGGCCGCCTGCGGCTGGAGAAGAACCGGCAGGCTGCCGACGAGGCCGGCCGCCGCATGATCATCGCCGTCGCCGGCTGCGTCGCCCAGGCGGAGGGCGAGGAGATCATGGCGCGCGCGCCGTTCGTCGACATGGTGTTCGGCCCCCAGACCTACCACCAGCTGCCCGAGATGGTCGCCCGCGCCAGCCGCGCCGCCGGCGAGCGGGTCCTGAACACCGATTTCCCGGTGGAGAGCAAGTTCGACTTCCTGCCGGGCGAGAGCGCGGACGCCGGCGTCTCGGCCTTCCTGTCGGTGCAGGAGGGCTGCGACAAGTTCTGCACCTTCTGCGTCGTCCCCTACACCCGGGGCGCGGAGTTCTCGCGGCCCGCGGCCCAGATCCTGGCCGAGGCGCGGCGCATGGCGGCGTCCGGCACCCGCGAGATCACCCTTCTCGGCCAGAACGTCAACGCCTACCACGGCGACGGCCCGGCCGGCGGCACCTGGGGCCTGGGCCGGCTGATCCGCGAAGTGGCCGCGATCGACGGCGTGGAGCGCATCCGCTACACGACGTCGCATCCGCGCGACATGGAGGACGACCTGATCGCCGCCCACGGCGAGGTGCCCCAGCTGATGCCGTTCGTCCACCTGCCGGTGCAGAGCGGGTCGGACCGCATCCTGGCCGCCATGAACCGCAAGCACACGGCCGACGACTACCGCCGGCTGATCGACAGGATGCGCGCGGCCCGCCCGGACCTGGCATTGTCGTCCGACTTCATCGTGGGCTTCCCCGGAGAGCGCGACGCGGACTTCGCGGAAACGCTGCGGCTGGTCACCGACATCGGCTACGCCCAGGCCTATTCCTTCAAGTACAGCGCGCGGCCGGGCACGCCGGCGGCGGGGCTGGACGACGCCCAGGTGCCGGAGCCCGTGAAGAACGAGCGGCTGGCGGCGCTCCAGCAGCTGCTCAACGCCCAGCAGGTCGCCTTCAACCAGGCCTGCGTCGGCCGCGTCCTGCCGGTGTTGCTGGACCGGTCCGGCAAACGGCCGGGCCAGCTGATGGGGCGCAGCCCGTTCATGCAGTCGGTCCCGGTCACCGCGCCGCAACGTCTGGCCGGAACGGTGGTTGATGTCCTTATCAGTGCCGCACACGCCAACAGCCTCGCCGGCGAGCCGGTGCTGGCCGACGGCGTGACGGTCTCCGGCCCGGCGGCCCCTGCGCCGCCCGTGGACTTTTCCAACCCCCCAGCCTGGGAGGCAACTGCTTGA